In Bacillus sp. KH172YL63, one genomic interval encodes:
- a CDS encoding carbohydrate ABC transporter permease produces the protein MKRAGYSLLYLCLGIVALLQLFPIVWLFLFSLKDNRDIFSNSPFSLPSEFHWENYGKVWEGGIGVYFWNSIWITGIAIVFTVILASMATFAITRMRWKWSKWVLGLFMVGLMIPIHSSIIPLFSMFLNVNLIDNPWSIVITYTAYNLPITMMILLGFYYTLPREIEEAAIMDGCSVHRMFFKIILPMTMPVMSTTVIINMIYNWNEFVFVNTFVSSDEYKTLTVGIQNFIGQYMTDWGAIGATLIISVLPILLAFFFFSNKVVEGISSSAVKG, from the coding sequence ATGAAGCGCGCTGGCTATTCGTTACTCTATCTATGTCTGGGGATCGTCGCTCTCCTTCAATTGTTTCCGATCGTATGGCTCTTTCTCTTCTCATTGAAAGATAACCGTGACATCTTTTCTAACTCTCCTTTCTCCCTTCCTTCTGAGTTTCATTGGGAGAACTACGGAAAGGTATGGGAGGGGGGAATAGGCGTTTATTTCTGGAACAGTATTTGGATCACAGGCATCGCGATTGTGTTCACAGTCATTCTGGCAAGCATGGCCACGTTCGCGATCACGAGAATGAGGTGGAAATGGAGTAAATGGGTGCTTGGCTTATTCATGGTCGGGCTGATGATCCCGATCCACTCATCGATCATTCCGTTGTTCAGTATGTTCCTGAATGTCAATTTAATTGATAATCCATGGTCGATCGTCATTACATATACTGCCTATAACCTGCCGATTACGATGATGATCCTGCTTGGCTTTTATTATACGCTTCCCCGTGAAATAGAGGAGGCTGCGATCATGGATGGATGCTCTGTGCACAGGATGTTCTTTAAGATCATCCTGCCGATGACGATGCCGGTTATGTCCACAACGGTCATCATTAACATGATTTATAATTGGAACGAATTTGTCTTCGTCAATACGTTCGTCAGCTCAGATGAATATAAGACCCTGACAGTCGGGATCCAGAATTTCATCGGACAATATATGACCGATTGGGGCGCAATCGGCGCAACCCTTATCATCAGTGTACTGCCCATCCTGCTTGCATTCTTCTTCTTTAGCAATAAAGTGGTGGAAGGGATTTCTTCAAGTGCAGTGAAAGGGTAG
- the xylB gene encoding xylulokinase has product MKCVIGIDLGTSAVKLLLMNQKGKIIDEVSKSYPVIQEKAGYSEQDPQSWVEQTAAGLSDLLRNFKGNPEDIEGISFSGQMHGLVLLDENNEVLRPAILWNDTRTTEECRDIYEALGEERLLAITKNPALEGFTLPKLLWVKKHEPKIYEKAKTFVLPKDYVRYKLTGELHMDYSDAAGTLLMDISKKEWSKEICDILGIDEKLCPPLVASYEKVGNVTSEMAISTGLSASTAVIAGGADNACGAIGSGILEDGKTLCSIGTSGVVLSYESSDDKDFQGRVHYFNHGTPDGYYTMGVTLAAGDSLSWFKEVSGKDESFEEWMSDVGRVPAGSNGLLFTPYVSGERTPHADAAIRASFIGMDRSHERKDFIRAVMEGITFSLNESLAIFRGNGKEINTIVSIGGGTKNEEWLQMQADIFNAKIVKLASEQGPGVGAAMLGAYGCGWFPSLKECAAEFISVEKEFLPDPEKVKVYKALFEVYQDVYQATKSMNDKLVKFRK; this is encoded by the coding sequence ATGAAATGCGTCATTGGGATTGATCTCGGAACAAGTGCAGTGAAACTCTTGCTCATGAATCAAAAAGGAAAGATCATCGATGAAGTATCGAAGAGTTATCCTGTGATTCAGGAGAAAGCAGGATACAGCGAACAGGATCCTCAATCTTGGGTAGAGCAAACGGCAGCCGGGCTTTCGGACCTTTTACGAAATTTCAAGGGGAACCCGGAGGACATCGAGGGCATCAGTTTCTCTGGACAGATGCACGGCCTTGTCCTGCTGGATGAAAACAATGAAGTGCTGCGTCCGGCGATCCTGTGGAATGATACGAGAACGACAGAAGAGTGCAGGGATATTTATGAGGCACTGGGAGAAGAGCGCCTGCTTGCAATCACTAAAAATCCGGCATTGGAAGGGTTCACCCTGCCGAAGTTATTATGGGTAAAAAAACATGAACCGAAAATCTATGAGAAGGCAAAGACGTTTGTCCTTCCGAAAGATTATGTGCGCTATAAACTGACAGGTGAATTGCATATGGACTACTCTGATGCTGCCGGGACGCTGCTTATGGATATCAGTAAAAAAGAGTGGAGCAAGGAGATCTGTGACATCCTCGGAATCGATGAGAAACTTTGCCCTCCACTGGTCGCTTCTTATGAGAAGGTAGGAAACGTCACCTCTGAAATGGCGATTTCAACTGGCCTTTCAGCATCCACGGCCGTCATTGCCGGAGGGGCAGACAATGCATGCGGGGCGATTGGTTCCGGCATCCTTGAAGATGGCAAGACATTATGCAGTATCGGGACGTCTGGTGTCGTATTATCTTATGAATCAAGCGACGATAAAGACTTTCAAGGGAGAGTGCATTATTTCAACCACGGTACGCCGGATGGCTATTATACGATGGGGGTCACACTTGCTGCCGGAGACAGCTTGAGCTGGTTCAAAGAAGTGTCCGGTAAGGATGAATCGTTTGAGGAATGGATGAGTGACGTCGGGCGTGTTCCTGCAGGAAGCAATGGACTCCTTTTCACTCCTTATGTGTCAGGCGAAAGGACGCCTCATGCTGATGCTGCTATACGGGCAAGCTTCATCGGGATGGATCGCTCACATGAAAGAAAAGATTTCATCCGTGCTGTCATGGAAGGAATCACATTCTCATTGAATGAATCACTCGCCATCTTTCGCGGGAACGGCAAGGAAATCAACACCATCGTATCGATAGGCGGAGGAACGAAGAACGAAGAGTGGCTTCAAATGCAGGCAGACATTTTCAATGCGAAGATTGTCAAGCTTGCAAGTGAACAAGGTCCGGGAGTAGGGGCAGCCATGCTTGGCGCTTACGGTTGCGGCTGGTTCCCTTCATTAAAAGAATGTGCAGCCGAATTCATTTCCGTAGAAAAAGAATTCCTGCCTGATCCTGAGAAGGTTAAAGTGTATAAAGCGTTGTTTGAGGTGTATCAAGACGTTTATCAAGCTACCAAGTCAATGAACGATAAGTTGGTCAAATTCCGAAAGTAA
- a CDS encoding aldose epimerase family protein: MKIETYDLENGWTEYTLSHEDMSVSLLNYGGIITKWMVPDREGKVENIVLGYKDIQDYRNDPAFLGAVIGPVAGRIQGASFEIEGTPYHLEANDGVNHLHGGSNGFHKVLWQSEPFHGEDRAGIRLTHCRSDLEGGYPGTLNVSVTYTLTDANEFIIDYEAQTSHTTPLTMTNHTYFNLHGDRKDTIHQHTVSIDSHQILQLDADLIPTGTIIDTNGSPFDYREGRTLREGMTAGLEQTVIAGNGFDHYFLLDHECDQSIVVKDDTSGRVMTVKTDQPGFILYTGNNLPDDLPLSEGPSSPYGGVCFEAQGSPASLHHDGLPGIILRPEDTYKQRTVFRFSTD; the protein is encoded by the coding sequence ATGAAAATTGAAACATACGATTTGGAAAACGGTTGGACAGAATATACATTAAGTCATGAAGACATGTCTGTCAGTCTATTAAACTACGGGGGAATCATCACGAAATGGATGGTGCCTGATCGTGAAGGCAAGGTGGAAAATATCGTCCTCGGTTACAAGGATATACAGGATTATCGTAACGATCCCGCATTTCTCGGAGCAGTGATCGGACCTGTTGCCGGGAGAATACAAGGAGCTTCTTTCGAAATTGAAGGAACGCCCTATCACCTTGAAGCAAATGACGGTGTGAATCATCTCCACGGGGGATCGAACGGATTCCATAAGGTTCTTTGGCAATCAGAACCCTTTCACGGAGAAGATAGGGCAGGGATCCGACTGACTCATTGCCGCTCCGATTTGGAAGGTGGTTATCCAGGTACACTTAACGTTTCAGTTACCTACACCCTTACTGATGCCAATGAATTCATCATCGACTACGAAGCCCAAACTTCTCACACCACCCCTCTGACGATGACGAATCATACGTACTTCAACCTACACGGAGATAGGAAGGATACCATCCACCAGCACACCGTTTCAATCGACAGCCATCAAATCCTCCAGTTGGACGCCGACCTCATCCCGACCGGCACCATCATAGACACCAACGGCTCACCTTTTGATTACCGTGAGGGACGGACCTTGCGCGAAGGGATGACAGCCGGGCTCGAACAAACGGTCATTGCCGGCAATGGATTTGATCACTATTTCTTATTGGATCATGAATGTGATCAGAGCATTGTTGTAAAAGATGACACATCTGGCCGGGTGATGACCGTTAAAACCGACCAGCCTGGCTTCATTCTTTATACAGGAAATAATCTGCCGGATGATCTTCCACTTTCTGAAGGACCTTCTTCTCCCTATGGAGGGGTATGCTTCGAGGCCCAGGGCTCTCCCGCTTCCCTCCACCATGACGGTTTGCCCGGGATCATTCTACGTCCAGAAGATACTTATAAACAGCGTACCGTGTTTCGATTTTCGACAGACTGA
- a CDS encoding extracellular solute-binding protein, producing the protein MRKKKAVTTFFAICSSLILVTGCSGSDEKASGSKGEKTIEFMHLWPEGSSKKHNTIVSEIINDFEKEHPDVKVDLEVLSNEQYKDKLKVLSTSNELPDVGMTWAAGFMEPYVKGKKFASLDDLVEGDLKDRFVAGTAEAYAVDGSTYGLPLELNIATVFYNKEIFNKYGLEAPKTYEELQQVVKTLNENDVAPIALGNKDRWTGSLWYMYLADRIGGANTLPDAIHRKGSFEDPALVSAAEKVQELVDEKAFVKGFNGLSDEEAKSMFMNEQAAMYLIATWDLPNYTTNEDVPKEFRDSIGYFNFPTVDGEGDMNSFVGGPGVGLFVAEDSDVKEEAKEFASFFLQEWGEKLVTEAGVIPATKLDAESLDLPEMYVDVLEDLNKASNITLFADVQMSADVAQVHLDMIQALFGKEVSPKEFAKEHEKALSAEE; encoded by the coding sequence TTGAGGAAAAAGAAAGCGGTTACAACGTTTTTTGCCATTTGTTCGTCTCTGATCCTTGTCACTGGCTGCTCTGGTTCTGATGAAAAAGCTTCGGGCTCCAAAGGGGAAAAAACGATCGAGTTTATGCATTTATGGCCTGAAGGAAGCTCAAAAAAACACAATACGATTGTCAGTGAAATCATCAATGATTTTGAAAAGGAACATCCTGATGTGAAAGTGGATCTTGAAGTACTCAGCAATGAACAATATAAGGATAAGCTAAAGGTGCTTTCGACTTCGAATGAATTGCCGGATGTAGGGATGACGTGGGCAGCAGGATTCATGGAACCTTATGTAAAAGGGAAGAAGTTCGCTTCTTTAGATGATCTGGTGGAAGGTGATTTAAAGGATCGTTTCGTTGCAGGGACCGCAGAAGCATATGCTGTGGATGGCAGCACCTATGGCTTACCTCTTGAATTAAATATCGCCACAGTATTTTATAACAAAGAAATCTTTAATAAATACGGATTAGAAGCGCCAAAAACGTATGAAGAGCTTCAACAAGTAGTAAAAACGCTGAATGAAAATGATGTCGCGCCGATTGCTCTTGGAAACAAAGACCGATGGACAGGTTCATTATGGTATATGTATCTTGCAGACCGGATCGGCGGCGCGAATACATTGCCTGATGCGATTCACCGTAAAGGATCTTTTGAGGATCCGGCACTTGTGTCAGCAGCTGAAAAAGTCCAGGAGTTAGTGGATGAGAAAGCTTTTGTCAAAGGATTTAACGGTCTCTCAGATGAAGAAGCAAAGAGTATGTTCATGAACGAACAGGCCGCCATGTATCTGATTGCGACATGGGACCTGCCGAACTATACAACCAATGAGGATGTGCCAAAAGAATTCAGGGATTCCATCGGCTACTTTAACTTCCCGACGGTTGACGGTGAAGGGGATATGAACAGCTTTGTCGGTGGTCCAGGGGTTGGATTATTCGTTGCCGAAGATTCAGATGTAAAGGAAGAAGCGAAAGAATTTGCTTCATTTTTCCTTCAAGAGTGGGGAGAAAAATTGGTTACAGAAGCAGGGGTCATTCCAGCCACTAAGTTGGACGCTGAATCATTGGATTTACCTGAGATGTATGTTGATGTGCTGGAAGATCTGAATAAAGCAAGCAATATCACATTATTTGCTGATGTTCAGATGAGTGCAGATGTGGCCCAGGTTCATTTAGATATGATCCAGGCATTGTTTGGAAAAGAAGTTTCTCCAAAAGAGTTTGCCAAGGAGCATGAAAAGGCCCTTTCGGCAGAAGAATAA
- a CDS encoding carbohydrate ABC transporter permease, translating to MNKVMSNKWIIALYVLPALLLIGLLIFIPLILTGYYGLMDWDGIGTMEFIGLENYIQAVQDKKFWDSALHSSLLALFSTLSLIIYLIISLILASKIKGADLLRKIYLIPMLLSSVAIAQLWIKVFNPSNGVLNSLLMSVGFENPPAWLAEPSVVLYAIFIPILWQYAGFYILIYYAALKNIPESLVEAAKIDGATPFQIAYKIKLPLIMGVVKVTIVLAVVGSLKYFDLIYVMTGGGPNGASEVMASYMYKLAFSSNDFGYGSAIGFLLLIITLIVTVIIRKLTATKEEIQY from the coding sequence ATGAATAAAGTAATGTCGAATAAATGGATCATTGCATTATATGTCCTTCCTGCCCTTTTGCTTATCGGTCTCTTGATTTTTATCCCGCTTATTCTGACAGGGTATTATGGGCTGATGGATTGGGACGGGATCGGCACCATGGAATTCATAGGGTTAGAGAATTATATTCAGGCCGTCCAGGATAAAAAGTTCTGGGACAGTGCACTTCATTCATCCTTATTAGCGCTATTTTCAACATTAAGCTTAATCATCTATCTGATTATCTCCTTGATCTTGGCTTCAAAGATAAAGGGTGCGGATTTATTAAGAAAGATCTATCTGATCCCGATGCTCCTTTCATCTGTCGCGATTGCCCAACTGTGGATCAAAGTGTTCAATCCATCAAATGGAGTTTTGAATAGCCTGTTGATGTCGGTCGGCTTTGAAAATCCTCCGGCGTGGCTCGCTGAACCTTCCGTTGTACTGTACGCAATCTTCATCCCCATTCTATGGCAATACGCCGGTTTTTACATTCTGATCTATTACGCAGCATTGAAGAACATCCCGGAATCCCTAGTGGAGGCAGCAAAAATTGATGGTGCCACACCTTTTCAAATCGCTTATAAAATCAAGCTCCCGCTGATCATGGGGGTGGTGAAGGTCACCATCGTCCTTGCAGTAGTGGGATCCTTGAAGTATTTTGATTTGATCTATGTGATGACAGGCGGGGGACCGAACGGGGCAAGTGAAGTAATGGCTTCTTATATGTATAAATTAGCTTTTTCAAGTAATGATTTTGGCTATGGGAGTGCCATCGGATTCTTACTGCTGATCATTACACTCATTGTGACCGTCATCATCCGGAAGTTGACGGCGACAAAAGAAGAAATCCAATATTAA
- the xylA gene encoding xylose isomerase, with the protein MAYFQHIDKIKFEGSNSTNPFAFKFYNPKEEIGDKTMEEILRFGVAYWHTFTMDGSDPFGSGTMIRPWDKFTGMDLAKARVEAAFEFFEKLDVPFFCFHDIDIAPEGSNLRETNQNLDTIVSMIKEYMKDSKTKLLWNTANNFTHPRFIHGAATSNSADTFAYSAAKIKKGLEVGKELGAENYVFWGGREGYETLLNTNMQLEMDNLGRFLHMAVDYAKEIGFDAQFLIEPKPKEPTTHQYDFDVATGYAFLQHYGLQDHFKFNIEANHATLAGHTFEHELRYARVNNMLGSVDANQGDPLLGWDTDEFPTDLYSTTLAMYEILKNGGLGRGGLNFDAKVRRGSFEPEDLFHAHIAGMDSFAVGLKVAHKLIEDHVLDGVVENRYKSYTDGIGLDIVEGRADFHKLEEHALGLTEIKHQSGRLENIKATINQYLLKAYAGE; encoded by the coding sequence ATGGCATATTTTCAACACATCGACAAAATCAAATTTGAAGGTTCGAATTCTACCAATCCGTTTGCGTTTAAATTTTATAATCCAAAGGAAGAAATCGGCGATAAAACGATGGAGGAGATCCTGCGCTTTGGAGTAGCCTATTGGCACACCTTCACGATGGACGGTTCTGATCCGTTCGGTAGCGGCACGATGATACGCCCTTGGGATAAGTTCACTGGAATGGATTTAGCGAAAGCGAGGGTGGAAGCAGCTTTTGAATTCTTTGAGAAGCTGGATGTCCCGTTCTTCTGTTTTCATGATATAGATATCGCACCAGAAGGAAGCAATCTGAGAGAGACGAATCAAAATCTTGATACCATCGTCAGTATGATTAAGGAATATATGAAAGATAGCAAAACGAAGCTGCTGTGGAATACGGCCAATAATTTCACACATCCACGATTCATTCATGGTGCGGCGACGTCGAATAGCGCAGACACGTTTGCTTACTCGGCAGCGAAGATCAAGAAGGGCCTAGAGGTCGGGAAAGAGTTGGGTGCAGAAAACTATGTGTTCTGGGGAGGCCGTGAAGGATACGAAACACTCCTTAATACGAATATGCAGCTTGAGATGGATAACCTGGGACGTTTCCTTCATATGGCGGTTGATTATGCGAAAGAAATCGGCTTCGATGCCCAATTCCTGATTGAGCCGAAACCGAAAGAGCCTACGACCCATCAATATGATTTCGATGTGGCGACAGGCTATGCATTCTTGCAACATTACGGTCTGCAGGATCACTTCAAGTTCAATATTGAAGCGAACCATGCGACATTGGCAGGACATACATTCGAGCATGAGTTACGCTATGCCCGGGTAAACAATATGCTGGGATCGGTGGATGCGAATCAGGGAGATCCACTATTGGGATGGGATACAGATGAGTTTCCGACTGACTTGTATTCTACGACACTCGCAATGTATGAAATTCTGAAAAACGGTGGTCTTGGTCGGGGCGGATTGAACTTCGATGCGAAAGTCAGAAGGGGTTCATTCGAGCCGGAAGATCTATTCCATGCACATATCGCCGGGATGGACAGTTTCGCAGTCGGTTTAAAGGTTGCTCATAAGCTGATTGAAGATCATGTATTGGACGGTGTAGTGGAGAATCGTTATAAGAGTTATACAGATGGCATCGGTCTTGATATCGTCGAAGGCAGAGCCGATTTCCATAAGCTCGAGGAGCATGCGCTCGGATTAACTGAGATCAAGCATCAATCAGGGCGTCTGGAAAACATCAAGGCAACGATCAACCAGTATTTGTTGAAGGCTTATGCAGGAGAATGA
- a CDS encoding ROK family transcriptional regulator, translating to MKTTQTYNQHVVKKGNKSLVLQTIQDFTPISRADIANKTGLNKGTVSSQVSELLKENLILESGPGVSSGGRRPVMLLFNQVAGYSIGVDIGVNYILGILTDLQGNICDEKMIQFNDFTYEEILQELFVIVDALIAAAPPSHYGIVGIGVGVPGTVSTDGEILLAPNLNWKNIHLKNIIEEKYNVPVQIENEANAGAYGEKKFGAGKDADNIIYVSVGIGIGVGLILNGELYKGNNGFSGELGHMTIEGDGPQCRCGNFGCWELFASEKALLSSAANQQIKTDDGDNLSLESLNELAENGDKAVISIFEEIGAYLGTGINNIINIFNPEQVIIGNRLASSSRWLNEPISKKKTQTLWTHQKDLSIDFSQLSTHSTALGVAAYASENFLTIDLL from the coding sequence ATGAAAACGACCCAAACGTATAATCAGCACGTTGTGAAAAAAGGCAACAAGTCCCTCGTCCTCCAGACGATACAGGACTTCACCCCCATTTCCCGTGCCGACATCGCGAACAAAACAGGACTGAACAAAGGTACGGTATCTTCCCAGGTAAGTGAGCTGTTAAAAGAAAACCTCATCCTTGAATCCGGACCAGGTGTATCCAGCGGAGGCCGAAGACCGGTCATGCTCCTGTTCAATCAAGTAGCCGGATATTCCATCGGAGTCGATATCGGTGTCAATTATATCCTCGGTATCCTAACAGATCTTCAAGGGAATATATGCGATGAAAAAATGATTCAATTCAATGACTTCACCTATGAAGAAATCCTTCAAGAATTATTTGTGATTGTGGATGCGCTCATTGCAGCCGCTCCCCCGAGCCATTACGGGATCGTCGGCATAGGGGTTGGTGTACCGGGTACAGTCAGCACCGACGGAGAGATCCTCCTTGCACCCAATCTAAATTGGAAAAACATCCATCTTAAGAACATCATTGAGGAAAAGTATAACGTTCCTGTCCAAATCGAGAACGAAGCCAACGCCGGAGCCTACGGAGAGAAAAAGTTCGGTGCAGGGAAAGACGCCGATAACATCATTTATGTAAGCGTCGGCATCGGTATTGGTGTTGGCCTTATCCTTAACGGTGAACTCTATAAGGGAAACAACGGTTTTTCCGGCGAGCTTGGTCATATGACAATTGAAGGAGATGGACCGCAATGCCGATGCGGAAACTTTGGCTGCTGGGAGCTGTTCGCTTCTGAAAAAGCCCTGCTGAGCAGCGCCGCCAATCAACAAATCAAGACGGATGACGGTGATAACCTCTCCCTGGAAAGCTTGAATGAACTCGCTGAAAACGGAGATAAAGCAGTCATTTCGATCTTTGAAGAAATCGGTGCTTATCTTGGCACCGGCATCAACAACATCATTAATATATTCAACCCCGAGCAAGTCATCATCGGGAATCGCCTGGCTTCTTCCTCCCGGTGGCTTAATGAACCAATCAGCAAGAAAAAAACCCAGACACTCTGGACACATCAAAAAGATCTGAGCATTGATTTCTCACAGTTATCCACCCATTCAACAGCTTTGGGTGTAGCCGCTTATGCAAGTGAAAACTTTTTAACGATCGATTTACTGTAA
- a CDS encoding aldo/keto reductase — protein MKYNRLGNTDLKVSELSFGTWAIGGSWGKVNDREALDALDRAMDEGVNFFDTADVYGDGHSEELLAKATKGKESSVHVATKFCRSGDIHDPETYSMDRVRAFCENSLRRLNRESIDLYQIHCPPMEILKDGRVFEVLEKLKDEGKIRHYGVSVETIEEGIFCLEQTQVSSLQVIFNLLRQKPLEKLFPMAADRNVGILARVPLASGLLTGKFTKNSTFEQDDHRHFNRNGDAFNVGETFGGLAFQTGVELSDELDWIGHERGNRTRAAIKWILQQEEVTTVIPGFRNVKQVEDNLAALHVKDFSQEEMQKLHDFYKQRVHPHIRGAY, from the coding sequence ATGAAATATAATCGGTTAGGGAATACAGATCTGAAGGTAAGTGAATTGAGTTTTGGCACATGGGCAATCGGAGGGTCATGGGGAAAGGTCAATGACCGTGAAGCGTTAGACGCATTGGACCGGGCCATGGACGAAGGGGTGAACTTCTTTGATACTGCCGACGTTTACGGGGACGGACATAGTGAAGAATTATTGGCGAAGGCGACAAAGGGAAAGGAATCGTCGGTGCATGTGGCGACTAAATTTTGCCGGAGCGGAGACATCCATGATCCGGAGACGTATTCAATGGACCGGGTAAGAGCTTTTTGTGAAAACAGCTTGAGACGCTTGAATCGGGAATCGATCGACCTTTACCAGATTCATTGTCCGCCGATGGAAATACTGAAAGATGGCAGGGTATTCGAGGTACTGGAGAAATTAAAGGATGAAGGGAAAATACGCCATTATGGTGTCAGCGTAGAAACGATAGAGGAAGGTATTTTCTGCCTCGAACAGACACAGGTCAGTTCATTGCAGGTGATTTTCAACCTGTTAAGGCAGAAGCCGCTTGAGAAGCTGTTCCCGATGGCAGCTGACAGGAATGTCGGGATCCTTGCCCGCGTCCCATTGGCCAGTGGGCTTTTAACTGGTAAGTTTACGAAGAATTCAACGTTTGAGCAGGATGATCACCGTCACTTTAACCGCAACGGGGACGCATTCAATGTCGGGGAAACATTCGGCGGCCTGGCGTTTCAAACCGGCGTTGAACTGAGCGATGAACTGGATTGGATTGGTCATGAAAGAGGAAACCGGACAAGGGCTGCCATCAAATGGATCCTTCAACAAGAAGAGGTGACCACTGTAATCCCAGGCTTCCGCAATGTAAAGCAGGTAGAGGATAACCTCGCCGCCCTGCATGTAAAAGACTTCAGTCAGGAAGAAATGCAGAAACTTCACGACTTTTATAAGCAAAGGGTGCATCCTCATATCAGGGGTGCCTATTGA
- a CDS encoding YesL family protein → MNNVLHNMIEWITRFAYLNLLWIGFTLAGGVLFGFFPATVAMFAVIRGWIRNGPVSPLFPSFFGYYKKEFWKSNRMGFSIFFALFLLVLDIRYFQLKMDELISGAHILLFSFTLFFLFILFYLFPVYVHYQLGVAGVMKQALLIMIIHPLHTLAILIGLGSFFYIMFLFPALAVFFGGSTSAFVTMWISLNAFDRLQRKQAR, encoded by the coding sequence TTGAATAACGTCTTGCACAACATGATCGAGTGGATCACCCGCTTCGCATATCTCAATTTATTATGGATCGGCTTTACATTGGCAGGTGGCGTGCTATTCGGTTTTTTCCCAGCCACGGTGGCCATGTTTGCCGTCATAAGGGGATGGATAAGAAACGGTCCCGTGTCCCCCCTTTTCCCTTCCTTTTTCGGATATTATAAAAAAGAGTTCTGGAAAAGCAATCGGATGGGCTTCTCCATTTTTTTCGCCCTTTTTCTGCTCGTCCTTGATATCCGCTATTTCCAATTGAAGATGGATGAGCTCATATCAGGTGCCCATATTCTACTATTCTCGTTCACACTGTTTTTTCTATTCATCCTGTTTTATCTCTTTCCTGTTTATGTTCATTACCAGCTGGGGGTGGCAGGCGTCATGAAACAAGCACTCCTCATCATGATCATTCATCCATTACATACGCTCGCAATCCTGATTGGTCTAGGCTCATTTTTTTACATCATGTTTCTATTCCCGGCTTTGGCGGTATTCTTTGGCGGAAGCACATCTGCCTTTGTGACCATGTGGATTTCCCTGAACGCATTTGACCGGCTTCAACGAAAGCAGGCACGATGA